Proteins encoded by one window of Dryocola sp. LX212:
- the pabB gene encoding aminodeoxychorismate synthase component 1, with protein sequence MTLKTLALHPLPWQPDAVQRYFAALSDEPWAMLLHSGFADHPHNRFDILVARPCVTLETCGLRTTKTVDYVRTEHDGDPLTLLQQALDSYGVKPQPQADLPFVGGALGLFGYDLGRHFEKIPRLAQASVHTPDMAVGIYDWALIADHQKKQLTLLCWNDVAARLIWLESLIVPDREPFRLTSGWQSNMTREQYGRKFRRIQEYLLSGDCYQVNLAQRFSASYSGDEWQAFKKLNDANRAPFSAFIRLPTSTILSLSPERFILLEGKDIQTRPIKGTLPRLSDPAEDAKQAEKLASSPKDRAENLMIVDLLRNDIGRVAVPGSVRVPELFVVEPFPAVHHLVSTITAKLPDYLQATDLLRACFPGGSITGAPKVRAMEIIEELEPDRRNAWCGSIGYISFCGNMDTSITIRTLTAENGRLYCSAGGGIVADSTEAAEYQETFDKVNRILPQLEN encoded by the coding sequence ATGACGTTGAAGACTCTTGCTTTACATCCCCTTCCCTGGCAGCCGGACGCCGTGCAACGCTATTTTGCAGCTCTATCAGATGAGCCCTGGGCCATGCTGCTGCATTCGGGGTTCGCCGACCATCCTCACAACCGTTTTGATATTCTTGTCGCCCGCCCCTGCGTCACGCTTGAAACCTGCGGCCTGCGCACGACGAAAACGGTCGACTACGTCAGGACGGAGCACGACGGGGATCCGCTGACTTTGCTGCAGCAGGCGCTGGATAGTTATGGCGTGAAGCCGCAGCCGCAGGCGGACCTGCCCTTTGTGGGCGGCGCGCTGGGGCTGTTTGGTTACGATCTGGGGCGACATTTTGAAAAAATCCCGCGCCTGGCGCAAGCCTCTGTCCACACGCCGGACATGGCGGTGGGGATTTATGACTGGGCGTTAATTGCCGACCACCAGAAAAAGCAGCTTACCCTGCTGTGCTGGAACGATGTTGCCGCTCGTCTGATCTGGCTGGAGTCGCTTATCGTGCCCGACCGCGAGCCGTTCCGGCTGACCTCCGGCTGGCAATCAAATATGACGCGGGAACAGTATGGACGTAAATTCCGCCGAATACAGGAATATCTTCTTAGCGGCGACTGTTATCAGGTGAATCTCGCCCAGCGTTTCAGCGCGTCTTACTCGGGCGATGAGTGGCAGGCTTTCAAAAAGCTCAATGACGCAAACCGCGCGCCGTTCAGCGCCTTTATCCGTTTACCGACAAGCACGATCCTGAGCCTCTCCCCCGAGCGGTTTATTTTGCTGGAGGGAAAGGACATTCAGACCAGGCCAATCAAAGGCACGCTGCCGCGCCTGAGCGACCCTGCTGAAGATGCGAAGCAGGCGGAAAAGCTGGCTAGTTCGCCGAAGGATCGCGCCGAAAATCTGATGATTGTCGATCTGCTGCGCAACGACATTGGCCGCGTGGCGGTTCCAGGCAGCGTGCGCGTCCCGGAACTGTTTGTCGTCGAACCCTTCCCGGCGGTACATCATCTGGTCAGCACGATTACTGCTAAGCTTCCTGATTATTTACAAGCAACCGATCTGCTGCGCGCCTGCTTTCCCGGCGGCTCGATTACCGGCGCGCCTAAAGTTCGGGCGATGGAAATTATTGAAGAGCTGGAGCCGGACCGTCGCAACGCGTGGTGCGGCAGCATCGGCTATATCAGCTTCTGCGGTAATATGGACACCAGCATCACCATCCGCACGCTCACCGCCGAAAACGGCAGGCTTTACTGCTCCGCGGGCGGCGGCATAGTGGCAGACAGCACGGAGGCGGCCGAATACCAGGAAACCTTTGATAAAGTTAATCGTATCCTTCCCCAACTGGAGAATTAA
- a CDS encoding CoA pyrophosphatase, with amino-acid sequence MPGSSLTLSDFLSRFQMLQPTTRDLTGNKRQAAVLVPIVRRPQPGLLLTQRSPMLRKHPGQVAFPGGAVDSTDASLIAAALRETHEEVAIPPESVEIIGTLPPVDSVTGFQVTPVVGIIPPDLPYYASEDEVAAVFEMPLMEALRLGRYHPLDIHRRGNAHRVWLSWYQHYFVWGMTAGIIRELALQIGVEA; translated from the coding sequence ATGCCTGGCTCGTCCCTGACGTTAAGCGACTTTTTATCGCGTTTTCAGATGCTGCAGCCCACAACGAGAGATCTCACGGGCAACAAGCGTCAGGCTGCGGTACTGGTGCCCATAGTGCGCCGCCCTCAGCCTGGCCTGCTGCTGACCCAGCGCTCTCCGATGCTGCGCAAACATCCGGGTCAGGTCGCCTTTCCCGGCGGTGCGGTAGACAGTACTGACGCGTCCTTAATTGCCGCCGCACTCAGGGAAACCCACGAAGAAGTCGCTATTCCTCCTGAGTCAGTGGAGATAATCGGGACTTTGCCGCCCGTGGACAGCGTGACAGGTTTCCAGGTCACGCCCGTTGTCGGCATCATCCCTCCAGATTTGCCGTACTACGCCAGCGAAGATGAGGTCGCCGCCGTTTTTGAGATGCCGCTGATGGAGGCGCTGCGCCTGGGCCGCTATCATCCGCTGGATATCCATCGCCGGGGCAACGCCCATCGCGTGTGGCTCTCCTGGTATCAGCACTATTTTGTCTGGGGCATGACGGCGGGCATTATCCGCGAGCTGGCATTACAGATAGGTGTGGAAGCTTGA
- the sdaA gene encoding L-serine ammonia-lyase, whose amino-acid sequence MISIFDMFKVGIGPSSSHTVGPMKAGKLFVDDLVEKGLLESTTRIAVDVYGSLSLTGKGHHTDIAIIMGLAGNQPDNVDIDSIPGFIRDVETREKLWLAQGRHEVDFPKAGGMNFSNDNLSLHENGMTIHAFSGDKQIYTKTYYSIGGGFIVDEENFGKEASSEIVVPYSFNSAEQMLQHCRDTGMSLSGVIMKNELALHSRKEIEEYFANVWSTMRACIDRGVNTEGVLPGPLRVPRRASALRRMLVSSDKLSNDPMNVVDWVNMFALAVNEENAAGGRVVTAPTNGACGIVPAVLAYYDHFIESVSPDTYIRYFLASGAIGTLYKMNASISGAEVGCQGEVGVACSMAAAGLAEILGASPEQVCVAAEIGMEHNLGLTCDPVAGQVQVPCIERNAIASVKAINATRMAMRRTSEPRVSLDKVIETMYETGKDMNAKYRETSRGGLAIKVQCD is encoded by the coding sequence GTGATTAGCATATTCGACATGTTTAAAGTCGGCATCGGACCTTCCAGCTCCCATACCGTCGGGCCGATGAAGGCCGGCAAGCTGTTTGTCGATGATCTGGTCGAAAAAGGATTGCTTGAGAGCACCACGCGCATTGCGGTGGACGTCTACGGCTCGCTTTCCCTTACCGGAAAAGGACACCACACAGACATCGCCATTATTATGGGTCTGGCGGGCAACCAGCCGGACAACGTGGATATCGACTCGATTCCAGGCTTCATCCGCGACGTTGAAACGCGGGAAAAGCTGTGGCTGGCCCAGGGCCGTCATGAAGTCGACTTTCCGAAAGCGGGCGGCATGAATTTCAGCAACGACAACCTGTCGCTGCACGAAAACGGCATGACCATTCACGCTTTCAGCGGCGATAAACAGATCTACACCAAAACTTATTACTCTATCGGCGGCGGCTTTATCGTCGACGAAGAGAATTTCGGCAAAGAAGCCAGCAGTGAAATCGTCGTTCCCTACTCGTTTAATTCCGCCGAGCAGATGCTTCAGCACTGCAGGGACACCGGTATGTCCCTGTCCGGCGTGATCATGAAAAACGAGCTGGCGCTGCACAGCCGTAAAGAGATCGAAGAGTATTTTGCCAACGTATGGAGCACGATGCGCGCCTGCATCGATCGCGGTGTGAACACCGAAGGCGTTCTGCCTGGGCCGCTGCGCGTGCCGCGCCGTGCTTCCGCGCTGCGCCGTATGCTGGTGTCCAGCGATAAGCTGTCCAATGACCCGATGAACGTCGTCGACTGGGTGAACATGTTTGCCCTGGCGGTAAACGAAGAGAACGCCGCCGGTGGCCGCGTCGTGACCGCGCCAACCAACGGTGCCTGCGGTATCGTTCCGGCGGTGCTGGCCTACTACGATCACTTTATCGAATCCGTCAGCCCGGATACCTACATCCGCTACTTCCTGGCCTCCGGTGCCATCGGTACGCTGTACAAGATGAACGCCTCGATTTCCGGTGCCGAAGTGGGCTGCCAGGGTGAAGTGGGCGTTGCCTGTTCTATGGCAGCTGCGGGGCTTGCTGAAATCCTGGGTGCCAGCCCGGAGCAGGTCTGCGTGGCCGCGGAAATCGGCATGGAGCACAACCTTGGTCTGACGTGCGACCCGGTTGCCGGTCAGGTGCAGGTACCGTGCATCGAGCGTAACGCCATCGCGTCCGTCAAGGCTATCAACGCCACGCGCATGGCGATGCGCCGCACCAGCGAGCCGCGCGTCTCCCTCGATAAGGTTATCGAAACAATGTACGAGACGGGTAAAGACATGAACGCCAAATATCGTGAAACCTCCCGTGGGGGCCTGGCGATCAAAGTTCAGTGTGACTGA
- a CDS encoding LysR substrate-binding domain-containing protein encodes MKHLPKMQHLHTFRQVVRSRSIRAAAREVGLSQPALSRTLRELEQTLGVQLFLRGHEGVTLTEAGTAFLRRTEWILEELQRAADEVEQISHFSQGKLAVGFSSLLALTVFPKLIDDFKSSRPHARLNLKEGQLATLLPLLRQGELDLAIGTINPRKVPDDVVIEPLFVAPFCIIARRGHPLEQASSVNDLRRAKWLLPETNVGYYQQLQDELNEFYGQIHEEPVWTESIVCGLNMVLESDYLTVVARAMSMPLHLQDRISVLPISTLPSAQYCVAWSQKSALTETARQFLLALRQACQGYKW; translated from the coding sequence ATGAAACATCTGCCGAAAATGCAGCACTTACACACCTTCCGGCAGGTTGTCCGTAGCCGCAGCATCCGCGCGGCCGCAAGGGAAGTGGGGCTGTCGCAGCCGGCGCTGAGCCGAACTTTGCGCGAGCTGGAGCAAACTTTAGGCGTGCAACTATTCCTGCGCGGGCATGAGGGCGTCACGCTAACTGAGGCGGGGACGGCTTTTTTACGTCGTACGGAGTGGATACTTGAGGAGCTGCAGCGCGCGGCTGACGAGGTTGAACAGATAAGCCACTTCTCGCAGGGAAAACTTGCCGTCGGTTTCTCATCGCTGCTGGCGCTGACCGTATTCCCAAAGCTGATAGATGATTTTAAGTCCAGCAGGCCACATGCTCGTCTTAATCTCAAAGAAGGCCAGCTTGCCACGCTGCTGCCCCTGCTGCGTCAGGGGGAGTTAGATCTCGCTATCGGGACGATTAACCCGCGCAAGGTGCCGGACGACGTGGTGATTGAGCCGCTGTTCGTTGCGCCGTTCTGTATTATTGCCCGCCGGGGGCATCCGCTGGAACAGGCTTCATCAGTCAACGATCTGCGGCGCGCAAAGTGGCTGCTGCCCGAGACAAATGTCGGTTACTACCAGCAGCTGCAGGATGAGCTTAACGAGTTCTACGGGCAGATCCACGAAGAACCGGTGTGGACGGAGTCAATTGTTTGCGGATTAAATATGGTGCTGGAGTCGGATTATCTGACGGTGGTGGCGAGGGCGATGAGCATGCCGCTGCACCTGCAGGACAGAATCAGCGTGTTGCCGATCTCAACGCTGCCGTCAGCGCAATATTGCGTGGCCTGGTCACAGAAATCGGCGCTGACCGAAACCGCCCGGCAATTTTTGCTGGCGCTGAGGCAGGCGTGTCAGGGGTACAAATGGTAA
- a CDS encoding MFS transporter codes for MKTHSRMIFLLFLGYVIVYIDKTVMGFALLPIEKEFSLSTEELGYITGIFFLSYSLFQIPAGWLNDRLGYKAMLIISLCLLGGFAFSFGVLGLSFALLIAFRFLSGMGHSGYPCSCAKAVVSNFTREKRTFAQSILLSSAGLAMTAGPLIAVYALANFGWRGSFAGLGVMACVIAIVIIFLVPKAQASARQKSTLSYRQLLKSPTVILLFIAIFCINIPSYGLMAWLPKFLVQQRGMPMDTSSYVIAIGGLGIWISSLCTGWLVGKYFQEREPMVIMVCSLLSALCIYMVYLTPSALTASLFLFLGEVFLMGAFVTTFTLPMKRVPVENMGAAMGIINTGGTLGGFVSPIVMGYLIGSSGGYFSTFIFLSLAMVCAALAVVPLMVKRTHSDLTVTE; via the coding sequence ATGAAAACTCATTCGCGGATGATTTTCTTGCTTTTTTTAGGCTATGTCATTGTCTATATAGATAAAACTGTAATGGGGTTCGCACTTTTACCCATAGAGAAAGAGTTTTCCCTCTCCACCGAAGAGCTGGGCTACATCACCGGCATTTTTTTCCTCTCCTATTCGCTGTTCCAGATCCCGGCAGGCTGGCTTAACGACCGCCTGGGATATAAAGCGATGCTGATCATCTCCTTGTGTCTGCTGGGCGGCTTCGCGTTCTCCTTCGGCGTGCTGGGGTTGAGCTTCGCCCTGCTGATTGCGTTTCGCTTCCTGTCCGGCATGGGGCACTCGGGGTATCCCTGCTCCTGTGCTAAAGCGGTGGTAAGCAACTTCACGCGGGAAAAGCGAACCTTTGCGCAGTCTATCCTGCTCTCTTCCGCAGGGCTTGCGATGACCGCGGGGCCGCTGATTGCCGTCTACGCTCTGGCAAATTTTGGCTGGCGCGGCTCGTTTGCCGGGCTGGGCGTAATGGCCTGCGTGATAGCCATCGTCATCATTTTTCTGGTGCCAAAAGCTCAGGCCAGCGCGCGTCAAAAATCAACGCTCAGCTACCGACAGCTGCTGAAAAGCCCGACCGTTATCCTGCTGTTCATCGCCATCTTTTGTATCAACATTCCCAGCTACGGGCTGATGGCCTGGCTGCCGAAGTTCCTTGTGCAGCAGCGCGGCATGCCGATGGACACCTCCAGCTATGTTATTGCCATCGGTGGCCTGGGGATCTGGATCTCTTCTTTGTGCACGGGCTGGCTGGTCGGCAAATACTTCCAGGAAAGAGAGCCGATGGTGATCATGGTTTGCTCACTGCTCAGCGCATTGTGCATCTACATGGTCTACCTGACGCCGTCCGCGCTCACCGCCAGCCTGTTCCTTTTCCTCGGCGAGGTCTTCCTGATGGGGGCCTTCGTGACGACCTTCACGCTGCCGATGAAACGGGTCCCGGTAGAAAACATGGGGGCGGCGATGGGCATTATTAATACCGGCGGCACGCTGGGAGGGTTTGTCTCGCCGATCGTCATGGGCTATCTGATTGGCTCCTCTGGCGGCTACTTCAGCACCTTTATTTTTCTCTCTCTCGCCATGGTCTGCGCCGCTCTTGCGGTAGTACCGCTGATGGTGAAGAGAACGCATTCTGACCTTACCGTGACGGAATAA